From Flavobacterium alkalisoli, the proteins below share one genomic window:
- a CDS encoding DUF1804 family protein: protein MSVLSNEKKRALAERMFINEGMSCKEISIQIDVSEQTLSRWRKGRTGEKDWDNRRAEVISAPHVIKEILLKELKLVAEGEKPNVDADALAKISKVLETVSGKVSVQVVLSVFQEFDNWMASQEPEVAVSFLEWHKRFILYKASVE, encoded by the coding sequence ATGAGTGTACTTTCCAATGAGAAAAAAAGGGCGTTAGCCGAAAGGATGTTTATAAACGAAGGAATGAGCTGCAAAGAGATTTCCATTCAGATTGATGTGTCAGAACAGACCCTGAGCAGGTGGCGCAAAGGCAGAACCGGAGAAAAGGACTGGGACAACCGAAGGGCTGAGGTTATAAGCGCACCGCACGTAATCAAAGAAATATTACTCAAGGAGCTGAAGCTCGTAGCAGAAGGCGAAAAGCCTAATGTAGATGCAGACGCACTGGCTAAGATATCAAAGGTACTGGAAACAGTTTCCGGAAAAGTGTCTGTACAGGTGGTTTTAAGTGTTTTTCAGGAGTTCGACAACTGGATGGCAAGTCAAGAACCGGAGGTGGCTGTATCATTCCTTGAGTGGCACAAAAGGTTTATTTTATATAAAGCATCAGTAGAATGA